One stretch of Qipengyuania gelatinilytica DNA includes these proteins:
- the msrB gene encoding peptide-methionine (R)-S-oxide reductase MsrB, whose product MTDKLNMTDAEWREKLTPEQFHILREKGTERAFTGKYDKNKAEGEYHCAACGQLLFESDDKYDSGCGWPSFTAPAEGDVVEEHRDTSHGMIRTEVVCSNCDGHLGHVFPDGPGETGLRYCINSAALDFEPEDGE is encoded by the coding sequence TTGACCGACAAGCTCAATATGACCGACGCCGAATGGCGCGAGAAGCTGACACCGGAGCAGTTCCACATCCTGCGCGAGAAGGGAACCGAGCGGGCCTTTACCGGCAAGTACGACAAGAACAAGGCCGAAGGGGAATATCATTGTGCCGCCTGCGGCCAGCTATTGTTCGAAAGCGACGACAAATACGACAGCGGCTGCGGCTGGCCGAGCTTTACCGCTCCTGCCGAAGGCGACGTGGTGGAAGAGCATCGCGACACCAGCCACGGCATGATCCGCACCGAAGTCGTCTGTTCCAATTGCGACGGGCATCTCGGCCATGTCTTCCCCGACGGGCCCGGCGAGACGGGTCTGCGCTATTGCATCAATTCCGCCGCGCTCGACTTCGAGCCGGAAGACGGGGAATAG
- the rpsT gene encoding 30S ribosomal protein S20 — translation MANTPQAKKRIRRNNRRAEINGARMSRIRGFVKKVETACEAGDKEAAQTALKNAQPEMARGVARGVMHKNTASRKLSRLTKRVAAL, via the coding sequence ATGGCCAACACGCCGCAAGCCAAGAAGCGCATCCGTCGCAACAACCGCCGCGCCGAAATCAACGGCGCCCGCATGAGCCGCATCCGCGGTTTCGTGAAGAAGGTCGAGACGGCCTGCGAAGCTGGCGACAAGGAAGCGGCCCAGACCGCGCTCAAGAACGCCCAGCCTGAAATGGCTCGCGGTGTGGCACGCGGCGTGATGCACAAGAACACGGCATCGCGTAAGCTGAGCCGCCTGACGAAGCGCGTCGCCGCGCTCTGA
- the dnaA gene encoding chromosomal replication initiator protein DnaA encodes MAKAGDMAGKRKVIDDMEDLEAVNLAADWADISQGLRKDLGHQLHSQWIKPIQLGKIDSETGTLDLFLPTEFSANWVKDRFADRLSLAWKIARSEVRKVAISVHPGRRQVADLQLHTDGRRPANDADTSMMAIGADTLGDSGFTSSVGLDASLTFAAFVTGEANVLAFNAAQRMAAVEKPQFSPLYLKAATGQGKTHLLHAIGHTFLQTHSRSRIFYCSAERFMVEFVQALKANRMIEFKARLRSFDLLLVDDIQFIIGKASAQEELLYTIDALLAEGKRLVFAADRAPQALDGVEPRLLSRLSMGLVADIQPADIELRKKILHSKLTKFAPLAVPEDVLDFLARTITRNVRELVGGLNKLIAYAQLTGQEVSLQLAEEQLTDILSANRRRITIDEIQRTVCQFYRIDRSEMSSKRRARAVVRPRQVAMYLSKVLTPRSYPEIGRKFGGRDHSTVIHAVRLIEDLRQRDADMDGDVRSLLRQLES; translated from the coding sequence ATGGCAAAAGCGGGCGACATGGCCGGTAAACGGAAAGTGATTGACGATATGGAAGATCTCGAGGCGGTGAATCTGGCTGCAGATTGGGCCGACATCAGCCAGGGTCTCCGCAAGGATCTGGGCCACCAACTTCACAGCCAGTGGATCAAGCCGATCCAGCTGGGCAAGATCGATTCGGAAACGGGTACGCTGGACCTGTTCCTGCCGACCGAATTCAGCGCGAACTGGGTCAAGGATCGATTCGCCGATCGCCTGAGCCTTGCGTGGAAGATTGCACGCAGCGAAGTGCGCAAGGTCGCTATCTCGGTCCACCCGGGACGTCGCCAGGTCGCAGACCTGCAGCTGCACACCGACGGCCGTCGTCCGGCCAATGATGCCGACACGTCGATGATGGCGATCGGTGCCGACACGCTGGGCGATTCGGGCTTCACCTCCTCCGTCGGTCTCGATGCCTCGCTCACCTTCGCGGCCTTCGTCACCGGCGAAGCCAACGTGCTGGCCTTCAACGCGGCGCAGCGCATGGCCGCCGTCGAGAAGCCGCAGTTCAGCCCGCTCTACCTCAAGGCCGCCACCGGCCAGGGTAAGACGCACCTGCTGCACGCCATCGGCCACACCTTCCTGCAGACGCACAGCCGCAGCCGTATCTTCTACTGCAGCGCCGAGCGTTTCATGGTCGAATTCGTCCAGGCCCTGAAGGCCAACCGGATGATCGAATTCAAGGCCCGCCTGCGCAGCTTCGACCTCCTGCTGGTGGACGACATCCAGTTCATCATCGGCAAGGCTTCCGCGCAGGAAGAACTGCTCTACACGATCGATGCGCTGCTGGCGGAGGGCAAGCGCCTCGTCTTCGCCGCCGATCGCGCTCCGCAGGCGCTGGACGGTGTCGAACCGCGCCTTCTCAGCCGTCTTTCGATGGGCCTCGTCGCCGACATCCAGCCGGCCGATATCGAGCTGCGCAAGAAGATCCTGCACTCCAAGCTCACCAAGTTCGCGCCGCTGGCCGTGCCCGAAGACGTGCTCGACTTCCTCGCCCGCACCATCACGCGCAACGTGCGTGAACTGGTCGGCGGCCTCAACAAGCTGATCGCCTATGCGCAGCTGACGGGCCAGGAAGTCTCGCTCCAGCTCGCAGAAGAACAGCTGACCGATATCCTTTCGGCCAACCGTCGCCGCATCACGATCGACGAGATCCAGCGCACGGTCTGCCAGTTCTACCGCATCGACCGCAGCGAAATGTCGAGCAAGCGCCGCGCGCGTGCCGTCGTTCGCCCGCGCCAGGTGGCGATGTACCTGTCGAAGGTGCTCACCCCGCGCAGCTATCCCGAAATCGGACGCAAGTTCGGCGGGCGCGATCACTCCACCGTCATCCATGCCGTGCGCCTGATCGAGGACCTGCGGCAGCGCGATGCCGACATGGACGGCGATGTTCGCAGCCTACTGCGCCAGCTCGAAAGCTAA
- a CDS encoding DUF983 domain-containing protein produces the protein MSLSTDNPKAAERAYDLPGSFAHALWRGVLCKCPRCGEAKLFRRWLKPVDTCPNCSLDISGQRADDLPAYIGIFVTGHLLAPVIIALVTAFALSAMALLGIIIPLAVIMLIGLLQPSKGAVIALQWWNGMHGFRKERVEEPPA, from the coding sequence ATGAGCTTGTCCACCGACAATCCGAAAGCAGCCGAGCGGGCCTATGACCTGCCCGGCAGTTTCGCGCATGCGCTGTGGCGCGGCGTTTTGTGCAAATGCCCGCGCTGCGGCGAGGCGAAGCTTTTCAGGCGCTGGCTCAAGCCGGTGGATACCTGCCCGAATTGCTCGCTCGATATCTCGGGCCAGCGTGCGGACGATTTGCCGGCCTATATCGGCATTTTTGTTACCGGCCATTTGCTCGCGCCGGTGATCATCGCCCTGGTGACCGCCTTTGCCCTGTCGGCCATGGCGCTGCTCGGCATCATCATACCGCTGGCTGTCATCATGCTGATCGGCCTGCTCCAGCCATCGAAAGGCGCGGTGATCGCGCTGCAGTGGTGGAACGGCATGCACGGCTTTCGCAAGGAACGGGTCGAGGAGCCGCCCGCGTGA
- a CDS encoding HesA/MoeB/ThiF family protein — MSLPPERLERFARHIVLPEIGGAGQVALAGKHLVLVGLGGIGSPALQYLAASGIGKLTLVDDDKVDPSNLQRQTLYNERDIGHGKAVSAKRWVKLFDPELDVEISDRRIGAERAASLVTSADLVLDGTDNFATRLAVSDACVAAGVPLLSAAVGRFQGQVGAFAGHLPDEACYRCFVGDAFDAEDCDTCAEDGMLGAMAGWVATFASLHAIRVLLDGVSAFGDPQWSRVNLLDGMKPGMRQFTIAKDPECKGCGG, encoded by the coding sequence GTGAGCCTGCCGCCCGAACGCCTCGAAAGATTCGCGCGCCATATCGTCCTGCCCGAAATCGGCGGGGCGGGCCAAGTCGCGCTGGCGGGAAAGCATCTCGTCCTGGTAGGCCTGGGCGGCATCGGCAGCCCCGCTCTCCAGTATCTCGCTGCCTCGGGGATCGGAAAGCTCACGCTGGTCGATGATGACAAGGTCGATCCCAGCAACCTCCAGCGCCAGACGCTCTATAACGAACGCGACATCGGCCACGGCAAGGCGGTTTCTGCCAAGCGCTGGGTCAAGCTTTTCGACCCGGAACTCGATGTGGAGATCAGCGACCGCCGGATCGGCGCGGAACGAGCAGCCTCGCTGGTGACAAGCGCGGACCTCGTGCTCGACGGGACCGACAATTTCGCCACCCGCCTCGCGGTTTCCGATGCCTGTGTAGCCGCGGGAGTCCCGCTGCTATCGGCCGCGGTCGGGCGCTTCCAGGGACAGGTGGGCGCCTTTGCCGGGCACCTGCCCGATGAAGCCTGTTACCGCTGTTTCGTGGGCGATGCCTTCGATGCCGAGGATTGCGATACCTGTGCCGAAGACGGCATGCTCGGCGCGATGGCCGGCTGGGTCGCGACCTTCGCCTCGCTCCACGCCATTCGCGTGCTGCTCGACGGGGTGAGCGCCTTTGGCGACCCGCAATGGAGCCGCGTGAACCTGCTCGACGGAATGAAACCCGGCATGCGGCAGTTCACGATTGCCAAGGATCCGGAATGCAAGGGGTGTGGCGGCTAG
- a CDS encoding NAD-dependent deacylase encodes MESIRNIVVLTGAGISAESGIDTFRDAGGLWEQHRVEDVATPEGFARDPQLVQRFYDARREAVQQVEPNPAHDALALLDRQWEGELLIVTQNVDDLHERAGASRVLHMHGELLSALCSACEARHKWSEPLLGQPACPGCGEQALRPDVVWFGEMPYEMDRIYAALRRADLFVSIGTSGAVYPAAGFVRDAREMGARTLELNLERSEGSYWFEESRQGRASKLVPEWVAEMLG; translated from the coding sequence ATGGAGAGCATCCGCAACATCGTCGTCCTGACAGGCGCGGGCATTTCGGCAGAAAGCGGGATCGATACCTTCCGCGATGCAGGCGGCCTGTGGGAACAGCATCGTGTGGAGGACGTGGCGACGCCCGAAGGTTTCGCCCGCGATCCGCAGCTTGTCCAGCGCTTCTACGATGCCCGCCGCGAGGCTGTGCAGCAGGTCGAGCCCAACCCCGCGCACGATGCGCTGGCATTGCTCGACAGGCAGTGGGAGGGCGAGCTGCTGATCGTCACCCAGAATGTCGATGACCTCCACGAACGGGCCGGGGCGAGCCGCGTGCTGCACATGCATGGCGAATTGCTGAGTGCTCTGTGTTCGGCCTGCGAGGCGCGGCACAAGTGGAGCGAGCCGCTGCTGGGACAACCGGCCTGTCCCGGATGCGGTGAGCAGGCTTTGCGGCCGGACGTCGTCTGGTTCGGCGAGATGCCTTACGAGATGGACCGCATCTACGCCGCGCTGCGCCGTGCGGACCTGTTCGTCAGCATCGGCACGAGCGGGGCGGTCTATCCCGCGGCGGGTTTCGTACGCGATGCGCGGGAAATGGGGGCGCGCACGCTCGAACTCAATCTCGAACGCAGCGAGGGATCGTATTGGTTCGAGGAATCGCGGCAGGGCAGGGCAAGCAAGCTGGTCCCCGAATGGGTTGCCGAGATGCTGGGATGA
- the dapB gene encoding 4-hydroxy-tetrahydrodipicolinate reductase translates to MANIGVIGSKGAMGEALRRVIEASGHDYAGGADKGDDVASLADVSDVLVDFSAPAALQSNLHAAIGAGIPIVIGTTGLGSQHHQAIDEAARAVPILQTGNTSLGVTLLAHLVREAASRLGDDWDIEILEMHHRRKVDAPSGTALLLGEAAADARGIDLDDNSESGRDGQTGPRSTGAIGFAALRGGTVAGEHSVILAGEQERITLSHSAENREIFARGAVRAAEWLRGRELGRYTMEDVLGI, encoded by the coding sequence ATGGCCAACATCGGTGTCATCGGCAGCAAGGGCGCAATGGGCGAGGCCCTGCGGCGCGTCATCGAGGCATCGGGCCACGACTATGCGGGCGGTGCAGACAAGGGTGACGACGTCGCATCGCTGGCAGATGTCAGCGATGTGCTGGTCGACTTTTCCGCACCGGCCGCGCTGCAATCGAACCTGCATGCCGCGATCGGCGCGGGGATCCCGATCGTCATCGGCACCACCGGGCTCGGTTCGCAGCACCATCAGGCGATCGACGAGGCGGCGCGTGCGGTACCGATCCTGCAGACCGGCAACACCTCGCTCGGCGTGACCCTGCTCGCCCACCTGGTCCGCGAAGCGGCGTCTAGGCTTGGCGACGACTGGGATATCGAGATCCTCGAGATGCACCATCGCCGCAAGGTCGATGCTCCTTCAGGCACGGCGCTACTGCTCGGCGAGGCTGCAGCCGATGCGCGCGGCATCGACCTCGATGACAATTCGGAAAGTGGCCGCGACGGACAGACCGGCCCCCGGTCGACCGGGGCCATCGGTTTTGCCGCGCTTCGCGGAGGGACCGTTGCCGGCGAACACAGCGTGATCCTTGCCGGCGAACAGGAACGGATCACCCTGTCGCACAGCGCGGAGAACCGCGAAATCTTCGCTCGCGGCGCGGTACGCGCGGCCGAATGGCTGCGCGGGCGGGAGCTGGGCAGGTACACCATGGAAGATGTGCTCGGGATCTGA
- a CDS encoding ion transporter, with protein MKLREYLHHQITIGSWPDGKLTGMNVLLIWVILAAVVLGVISTEPTILREYRQEILLAEIAFGAFFLIEYLARVYAAPEMPGEGSDWAKRWRFIRSPIGLVDLAVVIVSLAPFFIANAAVLRLLRLLRVFALAKLGHFSAAMREILGALRERSYDLLVCAALAFSLLLVGASGLYWLEGHLQPDNFGSIPRALWWAVITLTTVGYGDAYPVTVAGKMVGALVAVGGVLLVALPTGIFAAAFSDAMQRRREALAKALAEIEEIG; from the coding sequence ATGAAGCTGCGCGAATATCTCCATCACCAGATCACCATCGGGTCATGGCCCGACGGCAAGCTGACGGGGATGAATGTCCTCCTGATATGGGTGATCCTCGCGGCGGTCGTGCTGGGGGTCATCTCTACCGAACCGACGATCTTGCGCGAATACCGGCAGGAAATCCTGCTGGCGGAAATTGCCTTCGGCGCATTCTTCCTCATCGAATACCTTGCGCGCGTTTATGCAGCACCGGAAATGCCGGGCGAAGGATCCGACTGGGCCAAGCGCTGGCGGTTCATCCGCTCGCCGATCGGGCTCGTCGACCTCGCGGTCGTCATCGTCAGCCTCGCGCCCTTCTTCATCGCCAATGCGGCAGTCTTGCGCCTCTTGCGGCTGCTCCGCGTCTTTGCGCTCGCAAAGCTGGGACATTTCTCCGCCGCCATGCGCGAGATACTCGGCGCCTTGCGCGAACGCAGCTACGACCTGCTGGTTTGCGCGGCGCTGGCTTTCAGCCTCCTGCTGGTCGGCGCGAGCGGGCTCTACTGGCTCGAAGGCCATCTCCAGCCCGACAATTTCGGCAGCATCCCGCGCGCCTTGTGGTGGGCCGTCATCACGCTGACCACGGTCGGATATGGCGATGCCTATCCGGTGACCGTCGCCGGCAAGATGGTTGGCGCGCTCGTCGCGGTTGGAGGCGTTTTGCTTGTGGCGCTGCCGACGGGCATTTTCGCCGCGGCTTTTTCCGATGCCATGCAGCGTCGGCGTGAAGCGCTGGCCAAGGCACTTGCCGAAATCGAAGAGATCGGGTGA
- the nth gene encoding endonuclease III, with translation MTKDQIFEFFRRLAEDNPSPETELEYGNCYQLVVAVALSAQATDVGVNKATRALFREVETPQQMLDLGEDGLKEHIKTIGLFNSKAKNVIALSQLLVDEYGGEVPDTREDLVRLPGVGRKTANVVLNCWFGQETFAVDTHVLRVGNRTGLAKGKTPEQVEAKLEKRVPQPFRLGAHHWLILHGRYVCKARTPECWRCPVVDLCSYRKKVLEKPKGR, from the coding sequence ATGACCAAAGACCAGATTTTCGAGTTCTTCCGGCGTCTTGCCGAGGATAATCCCTCGCCCGAGACCGAGCTGGAATATGGCAATTGCTACCAGCTGGTGGTGGCCGTGGCGCTCTCGGCGCAGGCAACCGACGTGGGCGTGAACAAGGCCACCCGCGCGCTGTTTCGCGAAGTCGAGACGCCGCAGCAGATGCTGGATCTCGGCGAGGATGGGCTGAAGGAGCACATCAAGACCATCGGCCTGTTCAACTCCAAGGCCAAGAACGTGATCGCGCTCAGCCAGCTGCTGGTCGACGAATACGGCGGCGAGGTTCCCGACACGCGCGAAGACCTCGTCCGGCTGCCCGGCGTGGGCCGGAAGACGGCCAATGTCGTTCTCAACTGCTGGTTCGGGCAGGAGACCTTCGCGGTCGACACGCATGTCCTGCGCGTCGGGAACCGCACCGGCCTCGCCAAGGGCAAGACGCCCGAGCAGGTCGAGGCGAAACTCGAAAAACGCGTGCCGCAACCCTTCCGCCTGGGCGCGCACCACTGGCTGATCCTGCACGGCCGCTATGTCTGCAAGGCGCGCACGCCCGAATGCTGGCGCTGTCCGGTGGTGGATTTGTGCAGCTACCGGAAGAAGGTGCTGGAGAAGCCGAAGGGGCGGTGA
- a CDS encoding dicarboxylate/amino acid:cation symporter has translation MLRTWFEIPLWQRVLTALILGVLTGYAWGPEAESIKWIGDFFIKSIKMLVVPLIFFSLVAGVAAIGDLRKLGAVGGRAMILFIVTGQIAVWLGLALGTFVQPGAGVDTSAIAKGATPEPNPTTAVDMILSIVPESPVQVMADVAVLPLIVFSMLIGIGILMAGKDGEPVQKIFDSGAVVMQKVTMIVMELTPFGVFALMAWVAGTLGIDALIALSKLVALNYVGCLLIIALIYGGMIKFLAKLPVRDFFRGIIDAMAVSYSTASSNATLPVTLRCAERNLGVSNSVASFVISLGATINMNGTAMYLGLATLFGAQIFGVDLTMGDYFLISILATLGAVGAAGIPGAGLIMMALVFGAVGVPLETIAFVAGVDRIMDMMRTTTNVSGDAAVATTVAVMTGEIDTKEMISADDV, from the coding sequence ATGCTGAGGACCTGGTTCGAAATTCCGCTGTGGCAGCGCGTTCTGACCGCGCTCATCCTAGGCGTGCTGACCGGTTATGCCTGGGGGCCGGAAGCGGAAAGCATCAAGTGGATCGGCGACTTCTTCATCAAGTCGATCAAGATGCTGGTCGTACCCTTGATCTTCTTCAGCCTCGTGGCCGGTGTCGCGGCGATCGGGGACTTGAGGAAACTGGGCGCCGTTGGCGGACGGGCGATGATCCTGTTCATCGTGACCGGCCAGATCGCGGTCTGGCTCGGCCTTGCGCTCGGTACCTTTGTCCAGCCCGGCGCGGGTGTGGACACCTCGGCCATCGCTAAGGGCGCAACGCCCGAACCCAACCCGACCACGGCAGTCGACATGATCCTCTCGATCGTGCCCGAAAGCCCGGTGCAGGTGATGGCGGATGTCGCGGTGTTGCCGCTGATCGTCTTCTCCATGCTGATCGGCATCGGCATATTGATGGCGGGCAAGGACGGCGAACCGGTCCAGAAGATCTTCGATAGCGGCGCTGTCGTCATGCAGAAGGTCACCATGATCGTTATGGAACTGACCCCCTTCGGCGTCTTCGCGCTGATGGCATGGGTGGCGGGCACGCTCGGCATCGATGCGCTGATCGCACTCTCCAAGCTGGTGGCGCTCAACTATGTCGGCTGCCTGCTGATCATTGCGCTGATCTACGGCGGGATGATCAAGTTCCTCGCCAAGCTGCCGGTGCGCGATTTCTTCCGCGGCATCATCGATGCGATGGCGGTGAGCTATTCGACCGCTTCATCGAACGCCACGCTGCCCGTGACGCTGCGCTGCGCAGAGCGCAACCTCGGCGTATCGAACTCGGTCGCCAGCTTCGTGATCAGCCTCGGCGCGACGATCAACATGAACGGCACGGCGATGTATCTCGGCCTTGCCACGCTGTTCGGCGCACAGATCTTCGGCGTCGACCTGACCATGGGCGATTACTTCCTCATCTCCATTCTCGCGACTTTGGGTGCAGTCGGTGCAGCGGGCATTCCGGGTGCGGGTCTCATCATGATGGCGCTGGTCTTCGGCGCGGTCGGCGTGCCGCTGGAAACGATCGCCTTCGTTGCAGGTGTCGACCGCATCATGGACATGATGCGCACCACGACGAACGTCAGCGGCGATGCCGCTGTTGCGACGACCGTGGCTGTGATGACGGGCGAGATCGACACGAAGGAAATGATCTCGGCGGACGATGTCTGA
- the dapE gene encoding succinyl-diaminopimelate desuccinylase, which produces MTEVLDLAKRLMGAESVTPATGSVFDEMEAMLAPLGFEVHRFTRGDGEVGTPEAPVENLFAIRKGPQGSKHFAFAGHLDVVPPGGGWASDAFAPEVRGELLYGRGAVDMKGAIACMVDAVANVPAEAGTISFIITGDEEGPALHGTRALIDFMREHGHQPNLCLVGEPTSVNRLGDMMKIGRRGSVNIWLEVEGMQGHVAYPHLADNPIPKLVAMLAELDALVLDEGTDWFQPSNLEITDLEVGNMAHNVIPAKAEARISIRFNDRHSGASLSEKVGAIAEKHGGVAKSIISGEPFLTPPGEFSDIIARAVKAETGVDPEPSTTGGTSDARFLRAVCPVIEFGLVNATMHKRDEAVAIEDLSTLSRIYAAIAKDALA; this is translated from the coding sequence ATGACCGAAGTCCTTGATCTAGCCAAGCGCCTGATGGGTGCCGAAAGTGTAACCCCCGCAACGGGCAGCGTCTTCGACGAGATGGAGGCGATGCTCGCCCCGCTCGGTTTCGAAGTTCACCGCTTCACGCGCGGCGATGGCGAGGTGGGCACGCCCGAAGCGCCGGTGGAGAACCTTTTCGCGATCCGCAAGGGGCCGCAAGGCTCGAAGCATTTCGCCTTCGCGGGTCACCTCGACGTCGTCCCGCCGGGAGGCGGCTGGGCATCGGATGCCTTTGCCCCGGAAGTGCGCGGCGAACTGCTCTACGGACGTGGCGCGGTCGACATGAAGGGCGCGATTGCCTGCATGGTCGATGCGGTGGCAAATGTTCCGGCAGAGGCTGGGACGATCAGCTTCATCATCACCGGTGACGAGGAAGGCCCCGCGCTCCACGGAACGCGCGCCCTGATCGACTTCATGCGCGAACACGGCCACCAGCCCAACCTGTGCCTCGTCGGTGAACCGACCAGCGTGAACCGGCTCGGCGACATGATGAAGATCGGGCGGCGCGGCTCGGTCAATATCTGGCTGGAGGTCGAAGGGATGCAGGGCCATGTCGCCTACCCGCATCTTGCCGACAATCCGATCCCCAAGCTGGTCGCCATGCTGGCCGAGCTTGACGCACTTGTGCTCGACGAGGGTACCGACTGGTTCCAGCCGTCCAATCTCGAGATCACCGATCTCGAAGTCGGTAATATGGCGCACAACGTGATACCGGCAAAGGCCGAGGCGCGCATCTCGATCCGCTTCAACGACCGGCATTCGGGCGCATCACTATCCGAAAAGGTCGGCGCGATTGCGGAAAAGCATGGCGGCGTCGCCAAGTCCATCATTTCGGGCGAGCCTTTCCTGACCCCGCCGGGCGAGTTCAGCGACATCATCGCGCGCGCCGTGAAGGCGGAAACGGGCGTGGATCCGGAACCCTCCACCACCGGTGGAACCTCGGATGCCCGCTTCCTGCGCGCCGTGTGCCCGGTGATCGAATTCGGCCTCGTCAACGCGACCATGCACAAGCGCGACGAGGCTGTAGCCATCGAGGACCTTTCCACGCTAAGCCGCATCTATGCGGCGATCGCGAAGGACGCGCTGGCATAA
- a CDS encoding cupin domain-containing protein: MPKLDLDAIPQTNATGYPPPYDEDVAGRNYRRLAAPAGLTKLGASHVVLEPGAYSSQRHWHEGQDELVIILQGEAILIEDDGEIPVGPGDILAWPAGEKNGHRLHNSGDIPCVFIAISGGDRDEDRGEYPDIDMVFTPEGYFRKDGSPYPTKRVP, from the coding sequence ATGCCCAAGCTCGATCTCGATGCCATCCCCCAGACCAATGCCACCGGCTATCCGCCGCCCTACGACGAGGACGTTGCGGGTCGCAATTACCGCCGCCTTGCAGCGCCCGCGGGCCTCACCAAGCTGGGGGCGAGCCATGTCGTGCTCGAACCGGGCGCCTATTCATCGCAGCGGCACTGGCACGAGGGGCAGGACGAGCTGGTCATCATCCTCCAGGGCGAGGCGATCCTGATCGAGGACGACGGCGAGATACCGGTCGGCCCCGGCGATATCCTTGCCTGGCCTGCGGGAGAGAAGAACGGTCACCGCCTTCATAACAGCGGCGACATCCCGTGCGTCTTCATCGCAATCAGCGGCGGAGATCGCGACGAGGACCGCGGCGAATATCCCGATATCGACATGGTCTTCACGCCCGAAGGCTATTTCAGGAAGGACGGCAGCCCCTACCCGACCAAACGCGTGCCCTAG
- a CDS encoding S1/P1 nuclease, with the protein MGHRAIRNRFLIAFAALLAMLPAQAHAWGEFAHRTTAEIALENIRPETRAAIAELLKAAPELGEPDCELSSLEDAAVWPDCLRKDYWRWGYTFAWHYRTTPVCEAYEPRKNCSGQNCILAQIERNQRILADEDLPANVRLEALAFLVHFIGDVHMPLHSGDHEDRGGNDIETDYGIAPGLNLHWIWDGPLAERAITSAEVPLVRRYTAEERAELGGGTPADWGRESWQTSRDFVYPNAFDRPPCDEGELPDETALTQEDIERAIPISQRRVTQAGIRMAEYLDAAFAPGPLPEPERN; encoded by the coding sequence ATGGGTCATCGAGCAATACGAAACCGTTTCCTGATCGCATTCGCGGCGCTGCTCGCGATGCTTCCGGCACAGGCGCATGCGTGGGGCGAGTTTGCCCACCGGACGACCGCTGAAATCGCGCTGGAGAACATCCGGCCCGAAACGCGCGCGGCTATTGCGGAATTGCTGAAGGCCGCGCCGGAACTGGGCGAGCCCGACTGCGAACTCTCCAGTCTGGAGGATGCGGCCGTATGGCCCGATTGCCTGCGCAAGGATTACTGGCGCTGGGGCTATACCTTTGCCTGGCATTATCGCACCACGCCGGTGTGCGAGGCCTATGAGCCGCGCAAGAACTGCTCGGGCCAGAACTGCATCCTTGCCCAGATCGAGCGCAACCAGCGCATCCTTGCCGACGAGGACCTGCCCGCCAATGTGCGGCTGGAGGCGCTGGCCTTCCTCGTGCACTTCATCGGCGATGTTCACATGCCGCTCCATTCGGGCGACCATGAGGACCGCGGCGGCAACGACATCGAGACAGATTACGGCATCGCGCCGGGTCTCAACCTGCACTGGATCTGGGACGGGCCGCTGGCCGAGCGCGCGATTACCTCTGCGGAAGTGCCGCTGGTGCGCCGATATACGGCGGAAGAACGCGCAGAGCTTGGCGGGGGTACACCTGCCGACTGGGGCCGCGAAAGCTGGCAGACGAGCCGCGACTTCGTCTACCCGAACGCCTTCGACCGACCGCCATGCGACGAGGGGGAACTGCCCGACGAAACCGCGCTGACGCAGGAGGATATCGAGCGAGCCATTCCCATCTCCCAGCGCCGCGTCACGCAGGCAGGGATCAGGATGGCGGAATACCTCGACGCGGCCTTCGCGCCCGGCCCTCTTCCCGAGCCGGAGCGTAACTAG